The proteins below are encoded in one region of Paenibacillus albus:
- a CDS encoding spore coat associated protein CotJA — MTKQTREWYPFVGPFDPCPPKYVKSYSVPPNQFIPYQPMNLPQFPLADALRLGTLWPALFSPYESKCRPTEGNNG; from the coding sequence GTGACGAAGCAAACGCGCGAGTGGTATCCTTTTGTCGGCCCATTTGACCCTTGTCCGCCTAAGTATGTGAAGTCTTATTCCGTTCCACCCAATCAGTTTATTCCGTATCAGCCAATGAACTTGCCGCAATTTCCGCTCGCTGATGCCTTGAGGCTCGGCACGCTCTGGCCTGCATTGTTTAGCCCGTACGAGTCCAAATGCAGGCCGACGGAGGGGAATAACGGATGA